The bacterium BMS3Abin02 genome has a segment encoding these proteins:
- the era_2 gene encoding GTPase Era, with translation MAGDLGKALDMLDLVVAKAWSLTADDRLEPHARVARQARKRMGYLGETVVLALAGGTGVGKSSLLNAIAGDSVAPVGRIRPTTDRPLVWMPSEPEPGLVRLLDDLDIEDRIGHTAALNLAIVDLPDFDSITLEHRATVERLIPRVDAVLWVLDPEKYGDHSLHEGYLRPLSGYRDQFVFAFNQIDRLSPGELDSVRDDLLARLEADGIAGPVVFDTAADPSSGPPIGIERLVAFVEATLEAKRTAIGKLVEDIRRAGSGVADVTGVRSGSGLDFDRRWAGTRAAAVAGLGDLLAGQAVMRAAENAGRHAAVRSGSGPLGKAVAGLRRSLIGRALGATAEDEAIEVASRRRQDRSGLEEAIEAVTATVTELSFEAGGGFGAELRERFGPAKVETELRKAVDGALAASHDRPVPAKVRWWRLAAMVQWLVVIAVLSAFVWAWARPEALRQGVWPWPVILGAGALIVGTVLARTVRWSGRRAGRKAADEYRAVIERRLAARVDRRIGIPLRTLMRDRAELGGALAELGVELARLESAP, from the coding sequence ATGGCGGGTGATCTGGGCAAGGCCCTCGACATGCTCGATCTCGTGGTCGCGAAGGCGTGGTCCCTGACCGCAGACGATCGTCTCGAGCCGCATGCGCGCGTGGCCAGACAGGCCAGGAAACGAATGGGGTACTTGGGCGAAACGGTGGTTCTCGCGCTTGCAGGCGGGACGGGTGTCGGCAAGTCCAGCCTTCTGAACGCGATCGCCGGAGATTCCGTGGCGCCTGTCGGTCGCATTCGTCCGACGACGGACCGGCCCCTCGTGTGGATGCCGAGCGAGCCCGAGCCGGGACTCGTACGCCTCCTCGACGATCTGGACATCGAGGATCGGATCGGGCACACGGCTGCATTGAACCTGGCCATCGTCGACTTGCCGGATTTCGATTCGATCACTCTCGAGCACAGGGCGACCGTCGAACGGCTCATCCCCAGGGTCGACGCAGTCCTCTGGGTCCTCGACCCCGAGAAATACGGCGATCATTCCCTGCACGAGGGGTACCTTCGTCCCCTGTCCGGCTATCGGGACCAGTTCGTCTTCGCCTTCAACCAGATCGACCGTCTTTCGCCCGGGGAACTCGACTCTGTTCGTGACGACCTGCTCGCGCGCCTCGAGGCCGACGGGATCGCCGGCCCCGTCGTGTTCGATACTGCCGCCGATCCCTCGAGCGGACCTCCGATCGGCATCGAGCGCCTCGTGGCGTTCGTCGAGGCCACCCTCGAAGCCAAGCGTACCGCCATCGGGAAACTGGTCGAGGACATCCGGAGGGCGGGTTCTGGCGTCGCAGACGTCACCGGCGTTCGGTCGGGCTCCGGACTCGACTTCGATCGCCGCTGGGCCGGAACACGGGCGGCAGCCGTTGCCGGACTGGGGGATCTCCTCGCCGGCCAGGCGGTCATGAGAGCTGCCGAGAATGCCGGCCGGCATGCCGCCGTTCGCAGCGGATCAGGCCCTCTCGGAAAGGCGGTGGCGGGCCTTCGGAGAAGCCTCATCGGTCGCGCGCTGGGCGCGACGGCTGAGGATGAGGCGATCGAGGTGGCGAGTCGTCGCCGGCAGGATCGCTCCGGCCTGGAAGAGGCGATCGAAGCGGTCACCGCGACGGTGACCGAACTGTCCTTCGAGGCGGGGGGCGGCTTCGGGGCAGAACTCAGAGAGCGTTTCGGACCGGCGAAGGTCGAGACCGAACTGAGAAAGGCCGTGGACGGTGCCCTCGCAGCATCACACGACCGTCCCGTGCCCGCCAAGGTCCGTTGGTGGCGACTTGCGGCGATGGTGCAGTGGCTGGTCGTCATCGCCGTGTTGTCTGCGTTCGTGTGGGCCTGGGCGAGACCCGAAGCGCTTCGGCAAGGCGTCTGGCCGTGGCCGGTCATCCTGGGCGCCGGTGCGCTCATCGTCGGCACAGTGCTCGCCCGGACGGTGCGGTGGTCAGGAAGAAGAGCCGGCAGAAAGGCGGCCGATGAGTACCGGGCCGTCATCGAACGGCGCCTTGCCGCGAGAGTCGATCGAAGGATCGGCATACCGCTTCGCACCCTCATGCGAGATCGCGCAGAACTTGGGGGCGCCCTCGCAGAACTCGGTGTCGAGCTGGCCAGACTCGAGTCCGCTCCGTAG
- the der_2 gene encoding GTPase Der, whose translation MWDNPPMGRQISSVARLRAALDALGDQIDSVDFGLPSADRQARRELRDELGWTIREYLIPRLADLDREVVAVVVGSTGSGKSTLVNTLAQRPVSQTGAVRPTTTAPVVWCHEEHAQRYRDTFMSGYETGTGSARSLRVVADTAPLLRGVTLIDAPDFDSVIGEHREIAEELLAVADLCIFVTSAQRYADAVPWEFLDRARRRKLPILFVVNRLPDNGVSEILADYSGHLRRRNIVRDDLSLVEISEQPVIRECMGLPANAVDGLRERLAQLADPIRRRAIIVETTRGTVEDVIVRSGDLIAAMRQEANEGANLVRVAKDAYSGQLDEIDRALDRGSLIRAEVGTRWQEFLGTGSFLQAVGEGAGRVRRWVGTVFGGKRNLERLDEETRREFAASVARRLDIAASQAAAAWELDPAGRALLGDRVLWRRAPEAADRIEEAIEDWTTDVAALIAEQGADKRRRAQLNSLGINAVALVALLAIFSHTGGLTGGELGVAAGAAAAQQKLLEQAFGTTVVRSLVETARQGLFEHLRDVFDADEARFVDRAEAVLSGSDLGLRHATATVQEAAGVFYGG comes from the coding sequence GTGTGGGACAATCCGCCGATGGGACGGCAGATCTCCTCGGTGGCGCGGTTGCGGGCTGCACTGGACGCATTGGGCGACCAGATCGACTCGGTCGACTTCGGGCTGCCGTCTGCCGACCGGCAGGCACGTCGGGAGCTTCGGGACGAACTCGGGTGGACGATTCGCGAGTACCTCATACCTCGTCTCGCCGACCTCGACAGGGAGGTCGTTGCCGTGGTCGTCGGATCCACCGGCAGCGGCAAGTCGACACTCGTCAATACGCTCGCGCAACGACCGGTGAGTCAGACCGGAGCGGTACGCCCGACGACGACCGCGCCGGTGGTCTGGTGCCACGAGGAGCACGCGCAGCGGTACCGCGACACGTTCATGAGCGGCTACGAGACCGGCACCGGCTCGGCCCGCAGCCTGCGTGTCGTTGCCGACACGGCACCCTTGTTGCGCGGCGTGACACTCATCGACGCACCTGACTTCGACTCTGTGATCGGGGAGCATCGAGAGATCGCAGAGGAACTGCTCGCGGTCGCCGACTTGTGCATCTTCGTTACCAGCGCCCAGCGGTACGCGGACGCGGTCCCCTGGGAGTTCCTCGATCGGGCGCGGCGCCGCAAGCTGCCGATCCTCTTCGTCGTGAACCGCCTCCCCGACAACGGTGTCTCCGAGATTCTCGCCGACTACTCGGGTCATCTTCGTCGGCGCAACATCGTGCGCGACGATCTGTCCCTGGTCGAGATCTCGGAGCAGCCGGTCATCCGCGAGTGCATGGGCCTTCCCGCGAACGCCGTCGATGGTTTGCGAGAAAGACTTGCGCAACTCGCAGATCCGATCAGGCGCCGCGCCATCATCGTGGAGACCACGAGGGGCACCGTGGAAGACGTGATCGTGCGTTCCGGCGATCTCATTGCTGCGATGCGACAGGAGGCGAACGAGGGTGCCAACCTCGTCCGCGTCGCCAAGGATGCATACTCCGGCCAACTCGACGAGATCGACCGGGCATTGGACAGAGGTTCCCTGATCCGAGCCGAGGTCGGAACACGCTGGCAGGAGTTTCTCGGCACGGGATCGTTCCTGCAAGCCGTCGGTGAGGGGGCGGGACGTGTCCGGCGCTGGGTGGGAACGGTCTTCGGAGGCAAGAGGAACCTCGAACGTCTCGACGAGGAGACACGGCGAGAGTTCGCAGCCTCCGTCGCACGACGGCTCGACATCGCGGCCTCCCAGGCGGCGGCGGCCTGGGAGCTCGATCCGGCGGGCAGAGCCCTCTTGGGGGACCGTGTGCTGTGGAGGCGTGCTCCTGAGGCGGCCGATCGCATCGAGGAGGCAATCGAGGACTGGACCACGGATGTCGCCGCGCTCATCGCCGAGCAGGGCGCCGACAAGCGCCGGCGGGCACAGTTGAACTCGCTCGGGATCAACGCGGTCGCTCTCGTCGCCCTTCTCGCGATCTTCTCGCACACCGGCGGACTGACCGGAGGGGAACTCGGTGTCGCCGCCGGGGCAGCCGCCGCCCAGCAGAAACTGCTCGAGCAGGCGTTCGGCACGACGGTCGTGCGATCCCTCGTCGAGACCGCACGTCAGGGCCTCTTCGAGCACCTGCGCGACGTCTTCGACGCCGATGAGGCACGGTTCGTCGATCGAGCCGAAGCCGTCTTGTCGGGTTCGGATCTCGGTCTGCGCCACGCGACGGCGACGGTGCAAGAGGCCGCGGGGGTCTTCTATGGCGGGTGA
- the basS gene encoding sensor protein BasS, translated as MVSAAVTAMVVLAFLIPLAGMVKTLARDRVLVTAERDAQTLSQVLGVVITDGRPQEVMALVGSGALTDGGLLSVVLPDGTIIGEPFELGDGYRRAAAGEAFREPTEDGEIIWVPVLLEGQERVAVVRVFVASGLLERNVTAAWVVLGSLGIALVILSALVADRLARSVVRPVRDLSVAAHRLGGGDLGARVEPDGPAEIVEVGKAFNRLAGRVGELLEEERRAAADLSHRLRTPLTALRLEIEAVPDRSERLIGDLDELERTVDHLIRQARRPLREGIGASTDLGVVVEERASFWGALAQEQRRYWSADVKGGPYLVALLEEDAAAVVDALVGNVLAHTPEGTPFHIGVDRTKDGMVRLVVEDAGPGFPEGDPTRRGESSSGSTGLGLDIVRRAAEATGGALYLRAGPDGGAGVEVLFGPARDAPTA; from the coding sequence GTGGTCTCTGCCGCGGTGACCGCGATGGTGGTGCTCGCCTTCCTCATCCCACTCGCCGGGATGGTCAAGACACTCGCTCGCGACCGGGTTCTCGTGACCGCCGAAAGGGACGCACAGACGTTGTCGCAGGTACTCGGTGTCGTGATCACCGACGGTCGACCCCAAGAGGTCATGGCGCTCGTCGGATCGGGAGCGCTGACCGACGGGGGACTGCTCTCGGTCGTCCTTCCGGACGGGACGATCATCGGAGAGCCGTTCGAGTTGGGTGACGGGTATCGGCGGGCCGCCGCCGGCGAGGCGTTCCGCGAGCCGACAGAAGACGGTGAGATCATCTGGGTTCCTGTCCTTCTCGAAGGGCAGGAACGGGTTGCCGTGGTGAGGGTGTTCGTTGCCTCGGGTCTGCTGGAGCGAAACGTCACTGCGGCCTGGGTTGTGCTCGGCTCCCTCGGGATCGCGTTGGTGATCCTCTCCGCACTGGTCGCCGACCGACTGGCTCGTTCGGTGGTGCGGCCCGTACGGGATCTCTCCGTCGCGGCGCATCGCCTCGGTGGGGGAGATCTCGGCGCGCGGGTCGAACCGGATGGGCCGGCAGAGATCGTCGAGGTTGGCAAGGCGTTCAACCGACTGGCTGGTCGCGTCGGCGAACTCCTCGAGGAAGAGCGTAGGGCAGCAGCAGATCTGTCCCATCGCCTTCGGACTCCGCTGACCGCCCTGCGGCTCGAGATCGAAGCCGTGCCCGACCGATCGGAGCGTCTCATCGGCGACCTGGACGAACTGGAGAGAACCGTCGATCATCTCATCCGGCAGGCTCGCCGGCCCTTACGCGAGGGCATAGGCGCCAGTACCGATCTGGGGGTCGTCGTCGAGGAGCGAGCCTCGTTTTGGGGGGCGCTCGCCCAAGAGCAGAGAAGGTACTGGTCGGCAGACGTCAAAGGGGGGCCCTACCTCGTGGCGCTTCTCGAGGAAGACGCTGCAGCAGTCGTCGACGCGCTCGTCGGAAACGTTCTGGCCCACACGCCGGAAGGAACGCCGTTTCACATCGGTGTCGACCGAACCAAGGATGGAATGGTGCGACTCGTCGTCGAGGACGCGGGACCGGGCTTTCCCGAGGGTGATCCGACGCGTCGGGGAGAGTCGAGCAGCGGGTCGACGGGATTGGGATTGGACATCGTCCGCAGGGCCGCAGAGGCGACGGGAGGGGCGTTGTATCTGCGAGCCGGCCCGGACGGGGGCGCGGGCGTCGAGGTTCTGTTCGGACCCGCCCGCGACGCACCGACTGCTTGA
- the mprA_1 gene encoding response regulator MprA — MASLIIIEDDVRIRQTLAARLAERGHDVRAAGSGLAGLELAVSGNPDAVILDLGLPDIDGAELLKMIRAVTDVPVIVATARDDEQEIVHLLDAGADDYVVKPFSAAHLDARIRAVLRRGGETVEKSVISLGDLVIDLASRDVRLGDRTLTLTRKEFDLLAYLAQRPGTVVGRRELLAEVWRQPYGGADKTVDVHLSWLRRKLGETAAEPRYLHTVRGVGVKLVAP; from the coding sequence GTGGCTTCACTGATCATCATCGAAGACGACGTTCGAATCCGCCAGACGCTGGCGGCGAGGCTTGCAGAGCGCGGACACGACGTGCGCGCCGCCGGCTCGGGGCTTGCCGGGCTCGAACTGGCCGTGTCGGGAAACCCCGATGCGGTGATCCTCGACCTCGGACTGCCCGACATCGACGGTGCAGAGCTCCTGAAGATGATTCGGGCCGTAACCGACGTTCCGGTCATCGTCGCAACGGCCCGAGACGATGAACAGGAGATCGTCCACCTTCTCGATGCCGGAGCGGACGACTACGTCGTCAAACCGTTCTCCGCAGCCCACCTCGACGCACGGATACGAGCGGTGCTTCGCCGTGGAGGGGAGACGGTCGAGAAGTCCGTCATCTCGCTCGGAGATCTCGTGATCGATCTCGCCTCCCGAGATGTGAGGTTGGGCGATCGAACGCTGACACTCACCCGCAAGGAGTTCGACCTGCTCGCATATCTCGCGCAGCGGCCCGGAACGGTCGTGGGGAGGCGCGAACTCCTCGCAGAGGTCTGGCGGCAGCCATACGGTGGAGCCGACAAGACCGTCGATGTGCACCTTTCGTGGCTTCGCAGGAAGCTCGGTGAGACTGCCGCCGAGCCTCGGTATCTGCACACGGTGCGGGGAGTGGGTGTGAAGTTGGTCGCGCCGTGA
- a CDS encoding PD-(D/E)XK nuclease superfamily protein has protein sequence MPFMIVFPEVEPGDDVRLSGSTFVAYRECADYAKSRLEGVWGPESIPAFRGGLAHRVFARHLAGGPISAERLEQVCREEIGGSNLNFKLAPLSMKPSGLERVIDEVGALYERFRRFPTEGFQGAEVQLEVEPADGVTLVGSVDAVFTDGTGVRLVDWKTGELGEVHEQLRFYALLWTLDRGELPSKVEAVSVRTGERLSEEPGIDSLTATARQVAGIVNALRRAWAEGRGIERRGGPWCRYCGLLEECVEGRAASAIL, from the coding sequence ATGCCGTTCATGATCGTGTTTCCAGAGGTCGAGCCCGGCGACGATGTTCGGTTGTCCGGTTCGACGTTTGTGGCCTACCGAGAATGCGCCGACTATGCCAAATCCAGACTCGAGGGGGTCTGGGGGCCGGAGAGTATTCCGGCGTTCAGGGGCGGGCTCGCTCACCGTGTGTTCGCCAGGCATCTCGCCGGCGGACCGATCTCCGCCGAACGGCTCGAACAGGTGTGCCGTGAAGAGATCGGTGGCTCGAACTTGAACTTCAAGTTGGCCCCGCTGTCGATGAAACCCTCCGGTCTCGAACGCGTCATCGATGAGGTGGGTGCCCTCTACGAGCGGTTCCGACGTTTTCCCACCGAAGGTTTTCAGGGAGCGGAGGTCCAGCTCGAGGTCGAACCTGCCGACGGTGTGACCCTCGTCGGATCGGTGGACGCGGTCTTCACCGACGGCACGGGGGTCCGGCTCGTCGATTGGAAGACAGGTGAGCTGGGGGAGGTCCACGAACAGTTGCGCTTCTACGCACTCCTGTGGACGCTTGACAGGGGAGAACTCCCATCGAAGGTGGAGGCGGTCTCCGTCCGCACGGGGGAGCGCCTCAGCGAAGAACCCGGAATCGATTCGCTCACGGCCACGGCTCGGCAGGTGGCCGGTATCGTCAACGCGCTGCGTCGTGCCTGGGCCGAGGGGCGCGGCATCGAACGCAGGGGCGGTCCATGGTGCCGCTACTGCGGCCTCCTCGAAGAATGTGTCGAGGGCCGCGCCGCCTCGGCGATCCTGTGA
- the vanW gene encoding vancomycin B-type resistance protein VanW → MSRTSRIIIVFLGLLAGLFIVLIGSFGIDRALHVGKVLHNVHASSVDLSGRNEAGAELALVALEDELSATPAVFDVTGTTVDLDPTTVRFDIDELSAAAAALDVGRDGTVIDQFRWWLVHIFTVETVPVHGSLDEKALSAVFDYWDESAISIPPFDGAVEVRGIQAVARYPNPGTGIDRPSASKTILASLLDPDRPIVTIETAPLQPNLGVGDIDEAVEEAQQMIGRPVVLSREDPDISVTFTPRDLASALRSQIVHNSPAHIQLSFDPEVIGAILEPASADLGVPPRNASFEVGDDGLVTIVPGRPGQIVDPELTAGALAVASRMPERTGRLPFEDAAEPEFTTEDALALNIKHLVSQFTTYHRCCQNRVTNIHLLADIIDGAIVLPGEEFSINEYVGQRDTARGFLPDHTIVQGKMVDTIGGGVSQFATTFYNAMYWGGYEDVTHSPHSYYFSRYPEGHEATISWPAPNLVFRNDSDAAVLIKTSYTDTSLTVSFYGDNGGRTVVGEQKNGRLHTEVTSEGDGTARKVTSSVSPRFDETEPPTEYTANDELLPGDEIVNVKGRVGWTVIVTRNIEYPNGHVETQEWRVRYRPQPREIEVNSCMIPPEEGQEPVPCPTTTTVASTTTTTAAG, encoded by the coding sequence ATGTCACGTACCTCTCGAATCATCATCGTCTTTCTCGGCCTGCTCGCCGGTCTCTTCATCGTGCTCATCGGCTCGTTCGGAATTGATCGCGCCTTGCACGTCGGCAAGGTGTTGCACAATGTCCACGCCTCGTCCGTGGACCTCTCCGGAAGGAACGAGGCGGGAGCCGAGCTGGCTCTCGTCGCGCTGGAGGACGAACTCAGCGCGACGCCCGCAGTATTCGATGTGACGGGGACGACCGTGGACCTCGACCCGACCACGGTTCGTTTCGACATCGACGAGCTGAGCGCTGCAGCCGCTGCTCTTGACGTCGGACGGGACGGAACGGTGATCGACCAGTTCAGGTGGTGGTTGGTACACATTTTCACGGTCGAGACCGTGCCGGTGCATGGAAGCCTCGACGAGAAGGCGCTCTCGGCCGTCTTCGACTACTGGGACGAGTCGGCGATCTCCATTCCTCCGTTCGACGGAGCCGTCGAGGTCCGGGGAATCCAGGCTGTCGCGCGATACCCGAACCCCGGCACCGGCATCGACCGACCGTCGGCTTCGAAAACGATCCTTGCATCGTTGCTCGATCCGGATCGACCGATCGTCACGATCGAAACGGCGCCGCTGCAACCCAACCTCGGCGTTGGGGACATCGACGAGGCGGTCGAAGAGGCACAGCAGATGATCGGCCGGCCTGTCGTCCTGTCACGTGAGGACCCCGATATCTCGGTGACCTTCACACCACGAGACCTGGCGTCGGCCCTGCGGAGTCAGATCGTCCACAACTCTCCGGCACATATCCAACTGAGCTTCGATCCGGAGGTGATCGGCGCGATTCTCGAGCCGGCGAGCGCCGATCTCGGAGTACCCCCGCGCAATGCTTCGTTCGAGGTCGGTGACGACGGCCTGGTCACCATCGTGCCGGGCAGACCGGGACAGATCGTGGATCCGGAGTTGACCGCCGGAGCGCTGGCGGTTGCTTCCCGCATGCCCGAACGAACCGGGCGGTTGCCGTTCGAAGATGCCGCCGAACCTGAATTCACGACCGAAGACGCCCTGGCGCTGAACATCAAGCATCTGGTGTCGCAGTTCACGACCTATCACCGCTGCTGCCAGAACCGTGTCACCAATATTCATCTTCTCGCGGACATCATCGACGGTGCCATCGTCCTGCCAGGCGAGGAATTCTCGATCAACGAGTACGTGGGACAGCGGGATACCGCCCGCGGGTTCCTTCCCGACCACACGATCGTGCAGGGAAAGATGGTCGATACGATCGGGGGCGGCGTGAGTCAGTTCGCCACGACGTTCTACAACGCCATGTACTGGGGTGGGTACGAAGACGTCACCCACTCGCCACACAGCTACTACTTCAGCCGATACCCGGAAGGGCACGAGGCGACGATCTCGTGGCCGGCGCCGAATCTCGTGTTTCGAAACGACTCCGATGCTGCGGTGCTCATCAAGACGTCCTACACCGACACGTCCTTGACCGTGAGTTTCTACGGAGACAACGGAGGCCGGACCGTCGTCGGGGAGCAGAAGAACGGACGTCTCCACACGGAAGTCACCTCGGAGGGGGACGGGACCGCCAGAAAGGTCACCTCCAGCGTCTCTCCACGCTTCGACGAAACCGAACCGCCGACCGAGTACACGGCCAACGACGAGCTGCTGCCTGGCGACGAGATCGTCAATGTGAAGGGCAGGGTCGGCTGGACGGTCATCGTGACGAGAAACATCGAGTACCCGAACGGGCACGTCGAAACCCAGGAATGGCGTGTCCGTTATCGGCCGCAGCCTCGTGAAATCGAAGTGAATTCCTGCATGATCCCCCCTGAGGAAGGGCAAGAACCCGTGCCCTGTCCGACCACGACGACCGTGGCGTCGACAACGACGACTACCGCGGCCGGTTAG
- the pyk gene encoding pyruvate kinase gives MPARPPTPDAAAVPDLGLRVGTLPIMTRHTKIVVTLGPAVATAEAIDGLVAAGMDVARLNFSHGDHDTHRKLATFVREAATRQKRAVAILQDIQGPKIRVGTFPGGGIRLKRGDQVSLVAGMGLGDAERIEIGYPRLVSDVGVGSEVVLADGLVRMKVTEQTRDRLIAEVIEGGLVGDHRGAAFPKANLRVSAVTEKDKVDLAFGRELEVDFVAASFVRSAADVERVRQLSGVPVIAKVELAVAFENLDAILSVADGVMVARGDLGVEIPLERLPSVQQDILRRTNAAGLVSVTATEMLESMIHSTRPTRAEVTDVATAVMEGTDAVMLSGETAIGDYPIETVAMMDRILVEADRPRSDHQSIGFLPGQAGYASAMARAAVEAATDLGLGTIVAFTESGSTARLLSKYRPCAAIMAFSPVERTRRRMAIYRGVTPVAFERLDSTDAMIEFADRYLADHGVCSAGEGVVIVAGTPPNRSASTNLMKLQTIGG, from the coding sequence ATGCCGGCTCGGCCGCCGACGCCGGATGCAGCGGCGGTACCCGACTTGGGCCTTCGAGTGGGTACGCTTCCGATCATGACCAGACACACCAAGATCGTCGTCACGCTGGGGCCCGCCGTGGCCACCGCCGAGGCCATCGACGGGCTTGTCGCCGCGGGGATGGATGTCGCCAGATTGAACTTCTCCCATGGCGACCATGACACCCACCGCAAACTGGCGACCTTCGTGCGTGAAGCTGCCACCCGGCAGAAGAGAGCCGTGGCGATCCTGCAGGACATCCAGGGACCCAAGATCAGAGTCGGCACGTTTCCCGGCGGCGGGATCCGGCTGAAGCGCGGAGATCAGGTCAGCCTCGTCGCCGGCATGGGCCTCGGGGACGCGGAGCGAATCGAGATCGGGTACCCGCGTCTCGTCAGCGATGTGGGGGTGGGCTCGGAAGTCGTACTCGCCGACGGTCTCGTTCGCATGAAGGTGACCGAGCAAACGCGAGACCGACTGATTGCCGAGGTGATCGAGGGTGGTCTCGTCGGTGACCACCGTGGAGCCGCCTTCCCGAAGGCGAATCTGCGGGTCTCGGCGGTGACGGAGAAAGACAAGGTGGATCTCGCGTTCGGTCGCGAGCTCGAAGTGGATTTCGTGGCTGCGTCCTTCGTCCGTTCGGCGGCAGACGTCGAGCGGGTTCGCCAACTCTCGGGGGTGCCGGTCATCGCGAAGGTCGAACTTGCAGTGGCATTCGAGAACCTCGACGCGATCCTGTCGGTGGCCGATGGTGTGATGGTGGCTCGTGGAGATCTCGGCGTCGAGATTCCGCTCGAGCGGCTCCCGTCCGTACAGCAGGACATCCTGCGCCGGACGAATGCCGCCGGGCTCGTCTCGGTGACCGCGACGGAGATGCTCGAGTCGATGATCCACAGCACGCGTCCCACTCGGGCGGAAGTCACCGACGTTGCGACGGCCGTCATGGAGGGAACGGATGCGGTCATGCTCTCGGGAGAGACCGCAATCGGGGACTATCCGATCGAGACGGTGGCGATGATGGATCGGATCCTCGTGGAGGCCGATCGCCCACGATCCGACCATCAGTCGATCGGGTTCCTTCCCGGGCAGGCCGGCTATGCGTCTGCGATGGCGAGAGCTGCCGTGGAAGCGGCGACGGATCTCGGTCTCGGCACCATCGTCGCCTTCACGGAGTCCGGCAGTACGGCACGGTTGCTCTCCAAATACCGCCCTTGCGCAGCGATCATGGCGTTCAGTCCCGTGGAGCGCACACGCCGCAGAATGGCGATCTACCGGGGCGTGACTCCTGTCGCCTTCGAACGACTCGACTCGACCGATGCGATGATCGAGTTTGCCGACCGCTACCTCGCCGACCACGGCGTGTGCTCGGCCGGCGAGGGAGTCGTGATCGTCGCGGGGACTCCTCCAAACCGCAGCGCCTCGACGAATCTGATGAAATTGCAGACCATCGGCGGGTGA
- the rutA_2 gene encoding pyrimidine monooxygenase RutA: MDLVGIPEERHWETMRSVAATIERSGYESLWVYDHFHTVPVPSQEVTYEAWTLMASLAAVTSTVRLGQMCTCNSYRPPSYLAKVAASIDVISGGRVEMGIGAGWYEHEHAGYGYEFPKASVRIGMLREAVEIMRRMWTEDTVRHVGKYYTLDGAICRPKPVQNPHIPFWVAGGGEKLTLNVAARYASYTNFGQSVDEFIHKSDILRRHCEDVGTDFATIVRSSNFNVVCEESEAAVKERLAWIRDHYRPYVAEDRLDRMEAMYREMAGTPEQLVARLKPWADAGLRYAIGYFAEAAYDTNGLELFAREVIPALA; the protein is encoded by the coding sequence ATGGACCTCGTTGGCATACCAGAAGAGCGCCACTGGGAGACGATGCGGTCGGTGGCAGCGACGATCGAGCGATCCGGGTACGAATCCTTGTGGGTGTACGACCACTTTCACACGGTTCCGGTCCCCTCTCAGGAGGTGACCTACGAAGCCTGGACGTTGATGGCGTCGCTGGCCGCAGTTACGAGCACGGTTCGGCTCGGCCAGATGTGCACCTGTAATTCCTACCGACCGCCCTCGTATCTGGCCAAGGTTGCGGCATCGATCGACGTGATCAGCGGAGGTCGGGTCGAGATGGGAATCGGCGCGGGTTGGTATGAGCACGAGCACGCCGGTTACGGATACGAGTTTCCCAAGGCCTCGGTCAGGATCGGCATGCTGCGCGAAGCGGTCGAGATCATGCGGAGGATGTGGACCGAGGACACGGTACGTCATGTGGGAAAGTACTACACACTCGACGGTGCCATCTGCCGTCCGAAGCCTGTCCAGAACCCGCACATCCCGTTCTGGGTGGCCGGCGGTGGGGAGAAGCTGACCCTCAACGTGGCCGCGCGGTATGCGTCGTACACGAACTTCGGTCAGTCGGTCGACGAGTTCATCCACAAGTCAGACATTCTTCGAAGACACTGCGAAGATGTCGGCACCGACTTCGCAACGATCGTTCGATCGAGCAACTTCAACGTCGTCTGCGAAGAGTCCGAGGCAGCCGTGAAGGAGCGCCTGGCGTGGATCAGGGATCACTACCGCCCCTACGTTGCCGAGGACCGGCTCGACCGGATGGAGGCGATGTATCGCGAGATGGCCGGGACACCGGAACAGCTCGTGGCCAGGCTGAAGCCATGGGCGGATGCAGGTCTTCGCTACGCGATCGGGTACTTCGCGGAGGCGGCATATGACACGAATGGTCTCGAACTGTTCGCGCGTGAGGTGATCCCGGCTCTGGCGTAG